From one Plasmodium malariae genome assembly, chromosome: 12 genomic stretch:
- the PmUG01_12014400 gene encoding conserved Plasmodium protein, unknown function gives MKRKNITIFLYSLILVVLWPNRIYDIVVSLSLNKRNDLKIFDNNTVKTSTVVYQMSNEKLYLGEEHFSNVKKLQNMFMVCFKSDKKKDVLKDIGILNIKFLLYENFKKNVYDNIKLLFNFIKENFAYLTKRISEEKKNNNLNETDYIENDNLLTLLEDVVSNDVEKNAKYFEKLIQFTSLKKCFEISISLNIEDNKEPIVLLCEVDTNNNRINLKINNNLPQDNINQIKKKSTLSRKPKGSFLKRIITPLKSSTLFSKMTKRMKWPLHYYKNLCYKHNFEVASENWVNYFYNHNETLCHVQTDGTGDCLFLSLQYLLEKNEITTYNVNINSNVSESLFIPWYIKNARKRNDTYFNVTDLRYITTFFVIKYFPGYSQDSETNSFHINEKLNLLINLELTNYYLKKDLLYRMMKPDKFIDQNGKNVFSMFSSYMNKYLQLGKPQLSAPGNTDSSQPHDMLSPSGSSSGYVSSSDGSMDSSNDGSIDGSIDGSNDGSNDGSNDGSNDGSNDGSNVDLNDGNNDGSNDGSNVDLNDGSNDGSNNYNKNKNNNNNENNDDNDSDDNADGKKVNPDNSGFSGSNGRADVDGGKGSSAMGSEQGEMYSRLFNSLQNLPLSNARSRIDHLKSTISEKRIRNSSNTISSINESDTDMNLFKRKNSSNSVLSSPSEEKAVSFHKVELETKGKKRGKENFFRVTYTPRKDSENKSTTPIEESATNEESISKKHKYKKKHIDNEDVHNEEISSEGNETKYHSFIIPHMPDGKSYNNEKEVIQLKTNANKGILQNSDKQSILRGTTVEELSGEESMHSLGDDSLSSSRESMFTIEDNSSDDETDVNSSKEGEQDEDKNSNTTNTNDDEKYDTILEDVHENGYRMYELIFFKIVSLSANNLTYDELKKLKKKNLKNLLGSNKVSKVIGSHIFKNKVSVGCILPYFNLENIKNKLNNPFTKNNYANSDLFIIIIETTFNKKITRKKDGLVTNSLLLKHNGDCISYWSIKNNDYHFTCDNKVIQTQTIQEKASAFFYERTRLGHTHWGDETDYDAFQKMFNIGLITFMNNNTKFFFSRNNFDEHPLYFLIYFYSGIHFEPGIHITVKGQKESHHSSYDQNSIPNSFLQVPAG, from the coding sequence atgaagagaaaaaatataacgatttttttgtattcacTAATTCTGGTGGTTTTATGGCCTAATCGTATATACGATATAGTGGTTTCACTGTccttaaataaaagaaatgatttaaaaatatttgacaATAATACAGTAAAGACATCTACAGTTGTATATCAGATGTcgaatgaaaaattatatctaGGTGAAGAACATTTCAGCAATGTAAAGAAGTTACAGAATATGTTTATGGTATGTTTTAAAtcggataaaaaaaaagacgtattaaaagatataggtattttaaatataaaatttttattatatgaaaattttaagaaaaatgtatatgataatataaaacttttatttaattttataaaagaaaattttgcatatttaacTAAAAGAATatcagaagaaaaaaaaaataataatttaaatgaaacagattatattgaaaatgataatttattaactttATTAGAAGACGTGGTAAGTAATGATGTTGAAAAAAATgctaaatattttgaaaaattaattcaatTTACAAGCTTAAAGAAATGCTTCGAAATATCCATTTCATTGAATATTGAAGATAACAAGGAACCAATTGTTCTATTATGTGAAGTGGATACTAATAATAATcgtattaatttaaaaattaataataatttaccaCAAGATAATATTAATCagattaaaaagaaaagtactTTATCACGTAAACCAAAAGGgtcctttttaaaaagaattataactCCATTAAAATCTAGTACcttattttctaaaatgaccaaaagaatgaaatggccattacattattataaaaacttatgctataaacataattttgAAGTTGCTTCTGAAAATTGGGTTAACTATTTCTATAATCATAATGAAACGTTATGTCATGTTCAGACAGATGGTACTGGtgattgtttatttttatccttaCAATATCTtctagaaaaaaatgaaattactacatataatgttaatattaattcaaaTGTATCAGAAAGTTTATTTATCCCTtggtatattaaaaatgctAGGAAAAGAAATGATACCTATTTTAACGTTACTGATTTGAGGTATATAACCACTTTTTTtgtcataaaatatttcccTGGGTATTCACAAGATTCTGAAACTAATTCTTTtcatattaatgaaaaattaaatttacttATAAACCTTGAGCTTaccaattattatttaaaaaaagatctACTTTATAGAATGATGAAACCAGATAAGTTTATTGATCAAAATGGTAAAAACGTTTTTTCTATGTTCTCAAGTTATATGAATAAGTATTTGCAATTAGGAAAGCCCCAACTATCTGCTCCAGGGAACACCGATTCCAGTCAACCGCATGATATGCTTTCCCCCAGTGGAAGCAGTAGCGGATATGTAAGCAGCAGCGATGGTAGTATGGACAGCAGTAACGACGGCAGTATCGACGGCAGTATCGACGGCAGTAACGATGGAAGTAACGATGGAAGTAACGATGGAAGTAACGATGGAAGTAACGATGGAAGTAACGTTGACCTTAACGATGGCAATAACGATGGAAGTAACGATGGAAGTAACGTTGACCTTAACGATGGAAGTAACGATGGAAGTAACAACTACAACAAGAACAAGAACAACAACAATAACgaaaataatgatgataatgaCAGTGATGATAATGCCGACGGTAAGAAAGTAAACCCAGATAATAGTGGCTTCAGTGGAAGCAATGGACGTGCCGATGTTGACGGAGGTAAAGGGAGTAGTGCTATGGGGAGTGAACAAGGCGAAATGTACTCTAGGTTGTTTAATAGCTTGCAAAATCTACCTTTGTCCAATGCTCGTTCACGTATTGATCATCTGAAGAGTACTATATCAGAAAAACGAATTAGGAACAGCTCGAACACTATATCTAGTATTAATGAAAGTGATACAGATATGAACTtgtttaaaaggaaaaattcaTCGAACAGTGTATTATCATCTCCATCAGAGGAAAAAGCAGTGTCCTTTCATAAAGTAGAGCTTGAAacaaagggaaaaaaaagaggtaaagaaaatttttttagagtAACATATACCCCAAGGAAGGATTCTGAAAATAAAAGTACGACCCCTATCGAAGAATCTGCTACAAATGAAGAGTCTATTTCTAAAAAGCATAAgtataaaaagaaacataTAGATAATGAGGATGTACATAATGAAGAAATTAGTTCAGAAGGTAATGAAACGAAATATCATAGTTTTATAATACCGCATATGCCAGATGGAAAgagttataataatgaaaaggaagTTATACAACTTAAAACTAATGCGAATAAAggaattttacaaaattcaGATAAACAGTCCATACTAAGGGGTACTACTGTGGAAGAGTTGTCAGGGGAAGAGAGCATGCATAGTCTAGGAGATGATTCTCTATCTAGTTCTAGAGAATCCATGTTTACAATTGAAGATAACAGTTCTGATGATGAAACCGATGTGAATAGCTCAAAGGAGGGAGAGCAAGATGaggataaaaatagtaacacTACTAATACTAACGATGATGAAAAGTATGATACTATTTTAGAGGATGTTCACGAGAATGGATATAGGATGTATGaattaatattctttaaaattgtGTCCTTATCAGCTAATAATTTAACCTAtgatgaattaaaaaaattaaaaaaaaaaaatctgaAAAACTTATTAGGATCGAACAAAGTATCAAAAGTAATTGGatcacatatatttaaaaataaagtttcTGTAGGATGTATTTTACCGTATtttaatttagaaaatattaaaaataaattaaataaccCATTTACAAAGAACAATTATGCAAATTCTGActtgttcataataataattgaaacaacatttaataaaaaaataacaagaaaaaaagatgGATTAGTAACTAATAGTTTACTATTAAAACATAATGGAGATTGTATATCCTATTGgtcaattaaaaataatgattatCATTTTACTTGTGATAATAAAGTTATACAAACACAAACCATTCAAGAAAAAGCATCcgcttttttttatgaaagaaCAAGACTTGGTCATACACACTGGGGAGATGAAACAGATTATGATGcatttcaaaaaatgttCAATATTGGATTAATTACCTTTATGAACAACAATACAAAATTCTTCTTCTcaagaaataattttgatGAACACCctctttactttttaatCTATTTTTACTCTGGTATTCACTTTGAGCCAGGGATACATATAACTGTTAAGGGTCAAAAGGAAAGTCATCATTCGTCGTATGACCAAAATAGCATTCCTAATTCGTTTCTTCAAGTGCCTGCGGGGTGA